A genome region from Gemmatimonadales bacterium includes the following:
- a CDS encoding LptF/LptG family permease produces MVIIRRLSRYVLGQWLKIFFLAGLGLPVVSVLVYLTERLNRLLDRDLSAAVIAQIGLFAIPGNTANMIPAATLFATVFTVGPLARNSEITAAKAGGVSFYRLVFPILVAAALAGLFCFWVTEIAPQTTARQLELERERTNRNQTTRYDFVYLADNGWTYSIRYLDTQNNGMQTLLLEHAGRAENYPNIAITADSAKWVDSTGRWRLESGMLHILGDSSARMTAQFATLEMATLNEQPTSLLSEPKRPEEMTYQELASFITTLSRSGNDTKKLEVDLAVKLALPAACLVIALFGAPLAMSNPRAGAAWGIAASLGTTVVYLLLINLAKAVGATGVISPTLSAWLPNAFFLTLGLWLFARVRT; encoded by the coding sequence GTGGTCATCATCCGACGTCTGAGCCGCTACGTCCTCGGCCAATGGCTCAAGATCTTCTTCCTGGCCGGACTCGGTCTGCCGGTCGTGTCGGTCCTGGTCTACCTGACCGAGCGCCTCAACCGACTGCTCGACCGCGATCTGAGCGCCGCCGTGATTGCGCAGATCGGGCTGTTCGCGATTCCCGGGAACACCGCCAACATGATTCCGGCGGCAACCCTGTTCGCCACGGTGTTTACCGTCGGGCCGTTGGCGCGAAATTCAGAGATTACCGCCGCCAAGGCTGGCGGCGTCAGCTTCTATCGTCTGGTGTTTCCGATCCTGGTCGCAGCAGCGCTCGCGGGCCTGTTCTGTTTCTGGGTTACGGAAATCGCGCCGCAAACCACCGCCAGACAGCTCGAACTCGAGCGGGAGCGCACCAACCGAAACCAGACCACGCGGTACGATTTCGTGTACCTCGCGGACAATGGCTGGACCTACTCGATCCGCTATCTCGATACCCAGAACAACGGGATGCAGACCCTGCTGCTCGAGCACGCCGGCCGCGCAGAGAACTACCCCAACATTGCCATCACCGCCGACAGCGCCAAATGGGTCGATTCGACCGGTCGCTGGCGCCTCGAAAGCGGCATGCTCCACATCCTGGGCGACTCGAGCGCCAGGATGACGGCCCAGTTTGCCACCCTGGAGATGGCGACGCTCAACGAGCAGCCAACCTCCCTGCTGAGCGAGCCCAAGCGCCCAGAGGAGATGACCTATCAGGAGCTGGCGAGCTTCATCACCACGCTTTCGCGCTCCGGCAACGACACCAAGAAACTCGAAGTCGACCTTGCGGTGAAGCTGGCGCTGCCGGCCGCATGCCTGGTTATCGCGCTGTTCGGTGCGCCACTGGCCATGAGCAACCCACGCGCCGGGGCGGCGTGGGGCATCGCAGCCAGTCTGGGTACCACAGTGGTCTACCTGCTGCTGATCAACCTCGCCAAGGCCGTTGGGGCCACGGGTGTGATCTCACCCACGCTCTCTGCCTGGCTGCCCAACGCATTCTTTTTGACACTTGGCCTTTGGCTCTTTGCCAGGGTGCGGACCTGA
- a CDS encoding TonB-dependent receptor, producing MRSLRRLSSYLVVAILVSTFSTGAAWAQGLTSAALTGVITREGGQPVEAANVALTNTSTGARLSTTTGANGRYNFENVPPGGPYTIDVRGIGFQPVTKTGIRLSLGQRQVENFELQQQVIMLEELAVTAATNPLINAGRTGAAQTVSGETIRRMPSLGRNFTDLIRTSPQVLLGSSVGGQNGRFNAIQIDGGVNNDIFGLSSGGTPGGSAGAKPISLEAIQEYQVLVAPFDVRQGSFSGGLVNGITRSGTNQFHGSLFGYLQRPDLVGKDTAGVEISQFDIKQYGGTLGGPIIRDRLHFFMSADLQGSTTPFVGAAADDPTTGITSGAVNQVRQILRDRYGFDPGGVEAPQNLNQPDKNFFGKINAQLGGSSQLEVSYNYIRASRDAFSRGTRNLADRDGWQLSNSGYKIGNTTNSIRSKFTTVLGRASLEVLAGYQTVRDAREIANQTPLIMVQDVLGNYMAAGGERFSHGNELDQNILELTANLTFDVGGNHQITIGTHNEIFSFRNVFANNRFGTWTFGSADSLDMGLARRYEIALETRPGGFTADFGVRQLGGYIQDTWRPTRDLTVTGGVRFDVPFSDKPFQNDNPNLLALGVNTGRFPTGNVLFSPRLGFNWDIGGEANTVLRGGVGLFSGRPPYVWMSNAFTNTGLEQATLRCDLTPTTGNGLTPPAFTVDINNMPTSCATGGSAAASTPSVNYFEESFKFQQALKLAVGLDKQLGSGFVATLDFIHTRARNQMYQTDDNVTAGEINGEGRQLYAAPNPAGTALVRLRPTALLGQVIRHANRNADRSTMATVQLQKSFAGGYGFSAAYTHARTEDLMSLGSSTAGSNLRNTALDGTLADRNLRRASYDVPHKVTLSGTATLPLNIELSAIYTARAGTPYAYVYSNDANGDGNAANDLFYVPRDANDISLTNPTAWSRLDEFISSEKCLDEQRGQIMERNSCRNPWIKFLDVRVAKPIRTLSGQSLLLGVDFFNFLNLVNKNWGINRETAPFEQVSNFLTMAGYDTRGTATQSDDRGVYTIPNTMPSRNRALVNSSRWRIQVGAKYLF from the coding sequence ATGCGGTCGTTGCGGAGGCTTAGCAGCTATCTCGTTGTAGCCATTTTAGTTAGCACATTTTCGACGGGCGCTGCCTGGGCTCAGGGTCTGACCAGCGCTGCGCTGACCGGGGTGATCACCCGGGAGGGCGGGCAGCCGGTCGAGGCCGCCAACGTTGCCCTGACCAACACCAGTACGGGCGCTCGGCTCTCGACCACGACCGGTGCCAACGGCCGGTACAACTTCGAGAACGTCCCCCCGGGCGGACCCTATACCATTGACGTGCGTGGCATCGGATTTCAGCCGGTGACCAAGACCGGCATCCGGCTGAGTCTCGGTCAGCGGCAGGTCGAGAACTTCGAGCTGCAGCAGCAAGTCATCATGCTGGAAGAGCTTGCGGTAACGGCGGCGACCAACCCGTTGATCAACGCCGGACGCACCGGAGCAGCCCAGACCGTCTCGGGTGAAACCATTCGTCGGATGCCGAGCCTTGGTCGCAACTTCACGGACCTGATCCGGACCAGTCCGCAGGTTTTGCTGGGTTCATCGGTCGGTGGGCAAAACGGGCGGTTCAACGCCATCCAAATCGACGGTGGCGTGAACAACGACATCTTCGGGTTGTCCTCCGGCGGCACGCCGGGCGGGTCTGCCGGCGCCAAGCCGATCTCGCTCGAAGCGATTCAGGAGTACCAGGTTCTGGTGGCGCCGTTCGACGTTCGGCAGGGCAGTTTCTCCGGCGGTCTCGTCAACGGCATCACGCGTTCGGGCACCAACCAGTTTCATGGCTCGCTCTTCGGCTATCTGCAGCGCCCGGACCTGGTAGGGAAGGACACCGCCGGTGTCGAGATTTCCCAGTTCGATATCAAGCAGTACGGCGGGACCCTTGGCGGACCGATCATTCGCGATCGGCTTCACTTCTTCATGAGTGCCGATCTCCAGGGCTCGACGACGCCGTTCGTCGGCGCGGCTGCCGACGACCCGACCACCGGGATCACGTCGGGGGCGGTGAATCAGGTGCGGCAGATTCTGCGGGATCGCTATGGATTTGATCCGGGTGGTGTCGAGGCGCCACAAAACCTCAATCAGCCCGACAAGAACTTCTTCGGCAAGATCAATGCGCAGCTTGGCGGCTCGTCGCAGCTCGAGGTTTCCTACAACTACATTCGGGCCAGCCGCGATGCCTTCAGCCGCGGCACCCGGAACCTGGCCGATCGTGACGGCTGGCAGTTGTCGAACAGCGGCTACAAGATCGGCAACACGACCAACTCGATCCGCTCCAAGTTCACCACCGTGCTCGGCCGGGCCAGCCTCGAGGTCCTCGCGGGGTATCAGACGGTCCGCGATGCCCGCGAAATTGCCAATCAGACGCCACTCATCATGGTGCAGGACGTCCTCGGCAACTACATGGCGGCCGGTGGCGAGCGCTTCTCGCACGGCAACGAGCTGGATCAGAACATCCTCGAGCTGACAGCCAATCTTACGTTCGACGTCGGTGGCAACCACCAGATCACGATTGGCACGCATAACGAGATTTTCAGCTTCCGCAACGTCTTTGCCAACAACCGCTTCGGAACCTGGACCTTCGGTAGCGCCGACTCCCTCGATATGGGATTGGCCCGTCGCTACGAGATTGCGCTCGAGACCCGTCCGGGCGGCTTTACGGCCGACTTCGGCGTACGCCAGCTGGGCGGATACATCCAGGATACCTGGCGCCCGACCCGGGACCTGACGGTCACGGGCGGCGTCCGGTTCGACGTTCCGTTCAGCGACAAGCCCTTCCAGAACGACAACCCGAATCTGCTCGCACTCGGCGTCAACACCGGGCGGTTCCCCACGGGCAACGTGCTCTTCTCACCCCGGCTCGGGTTCAACTGGGATATCGGCGGCGAGGCGAACACCGTCCTGCGTGGTGGCGTCGGCCTCTTCTCGGGTCGTCCGCCCTACGTCTGGATGTCGAACGCGTTCACCAACACCGGTCTCGAACAGGCGACGCTTCGGTGCGACCTGACCCCGACCACTGGCAACGGCTTGACGCCGCCGGCATTCACTGTCGACATCAACAACATGCCCACCAGCTGCGCCACGGGCGGCAGCGCGGCTGCTTCGACGCCGTCGGTCAACTACTTCGAGGAAAGCTTCAAGTTCCAGCAGGCCCTGAAGCTGGCGGTCGGACTCGACAAGCAGCTGGGCAGCGGATTCGTGGCCACGCTCGATTTCATTCATACCCGGGCCCGCAATCAGATGTACCAGACCGACGATAACGTCACTGCTGGCGAGATCAACGGCGAAGGGCGCCAGCTGTATGCGGCGCCGAATCCGGCCGGTACCGCGCTGGTGCGGTTGCGCCCCACCGCTCTGCTGGGACAGGTCATCCGGCATGCGAACCGGAACGCCGACCGCTCGACGATGGCGACGGTTCAGCTTCAGAAGTCCTTTGCAGGTGGCTACGGTTTCTCGGCAGCATACACGCACGCCAGGACCGAGGATCTGATGAGCCTGGGCTCGAGTACTGCCGGGTCGAACCTGAGAAACACGGCGCTCGATGGCACCCTGGCGGATCGAAACCTCCGCCGGGCCTCCTATGACGTTCCGCACAAGGTCACCTTGAGCGGCACGGCAACGCTTCCGTTGAACATCGAGCTCTCGGCGATTTACACGGCGCGGGCGGGTACTCCGTACGCCTACGTGTACAGCAACGACGCCAACGGCGACGGCAATGCGGCCAACGACTTGTTCTACGTGCCGCGCGATGCCAACGACATTTCGCTCACCAACCCGACTGCCTGGAGCCGGCTCGACGAGTTCATCTCGAGCGAGAAGTGCCTCGATGAGCAGCGGGGACAGATCATGGAGCGCAATTCCTGCCGTAATCCGTGGATCAAGTTCCTCGATGTTCGGGTGGCCAAGCCGATCCGGACGTTGAGCGGGCAGTCGCTGTTGCTTGGTGTCGACTTCTTCAACTTCCTCAACCTGGTCAACAAGAACTGGGGCATCAATCGCGAAACCGCCCCGTTCGAGCAGGTCAGCAACTTCCTGACGATGGCCGGTTACGACACTCGCGGCACCGCGACCCAGAGCGACGACCGCGGCGTCTACACGATTCCGAACACGATGCCGTCGCGGAACCGTGCGCTGGTCAACAGCTCCCGCTGGCGGATTCAGGTGGGCGCGAAGTATCTCTTCTGA